The Musa acuminata AAA Group cultivar baxijiao chromosome BXJ1-8, Cavendish_Baxijiao_AAA, whole genome shotgun sequence genomic sequence CTAAATTGTTTGCGGTTTAGTATCTTCTGCGAGCAGCTTCTCTTGCAGAGGATAATGCATTTGCATTCCTTAAGGTGGACAGTCCTGGTGATTACATTACCTACTCTGGTTTCTGTCAAGCACTCCATCAGGTACCGGAAAACTCTCATAGAGTAGTGAGATAATTCTGAAATCATCAGTCGAAATAGATTTAATACTTCAAATCAACGCAGCTAGGTGTAGCTGGCCATCCTCATGGTCTTAGCCCTGACGATACCAAGGATTTATGGATTCAGGCTGACACTGACAGGAATGGTTCTGTGGACTATGAGGAATTCCAGGTATGCTTCCAAGATGTGGCTAATTTCATGCTTGTCACCAATAGTAGTAGTCCCTTAAATGGCATCAAACTAGCTAGATCACCTGCTTTTTCTTGTATTTAAATCATTGATCACCTGCTTTTCTAGTACCTTGGTCCGATACATGTTGCTTGTAAGCATGCTGACTCGGTGAAATCGAAACGCTGGTCACATGCTGCCGTCTCTTTAAGATATTAGCCTGACAACATTATCATCACATCTTTGTTCACGGACAACTGCTCTTGCAGCAGCAAATTTGGAGTCCCAAGTGTCGGGAACCTTTAGAGGAGCAAATAGCTGTGGAAACAGGAGGAACACAAGCAAGAGAAGGGGGACAGCTGGCCTTTGGTTTTAACGTGAAGGATGCGGTCCTCTTCCCGCCGGAGGTCGAGCAGGGGACATGGCCAGAGAATTACTCTCTTTCCGACCATGCACCATTGACTGTTGTATTTTCACCTGTAAGGATTCCTTGTGGTCAACCAGTTTGCTAAGTAAGCACTGATCTAAGGTGCAATGTAGGTCCAAATGCACTGCCTGTTCAATGTAAAGCTTGCAGAGATGAGAGTAGGATACTTGATCTTATGTACTTGTAGCTAAAATGAGTATGCGAAACAGTAGAGCTTTTGGATAGTCTTCTGAGAGAGATGTTTTTGTTCTCTGTCAAAAAGAAACCATTTTTAATGTCATAATATGGAATAATACTCTATGATTCTTTGCCTTCCCTACCGGCTAGGCTCTGAATGATGGATGCTCGTAGTCTATGCTCATCAAAATTTAGGGTTTCCATTTGGCATCCTGACCTTCTCTTTCATTAGAAAAGCTGGGGTCATTTTCTGGCTCTCTAAAGAATGTCCCTTCCCACATCAGCAATACTGTATGCATGCTTAGCATTTGACTTTCTAGTTTATTAATAGcataaaataagaataattaGGAAATCAACGAACAGCAAGACATGATGTTACAGTATCGTTTCTGCGGAATTCAGAGCTGACAGAATGCTCGCTGGTCCATCCATCTCCACCCACGCAGCCTGTTGTTGTTACTGTTGTCAGGTCTTGTGGCAGCAGTAAACGAAGTTGGCAAAATCTAAGATTCCAAGACAGCGATTTGGTTCCATCAGATCAAACAGCAAGTGAAGAGATAAAAAGACAACTCTGATGTGTTCCCCATGACATGTAGCAATTTCTTGACTTCAAGGTCAACAACCTCCACCACCATTGTTTCACCTCGGAAGGTCATACTTGCTAACTAGATTTCTGATCCTAAATCCAAACCCCCTAATGTTTGCTTCCCAAATCAAACAAGTAAAATGATTTCAGCAGCATGAGGGGCATATGGAATTGACATCTCAGCGGAGGACAGTTCACAGAACAGATTCGGTACTTTTTCTTTTGGCCAGGCAGTGTTCGCAGACGAAATGACAAACGCTACAGAGACTGCTGGGACGACGGTTCATTGAATGCTCTTCGAACGCACATGCTTGCAATTGTCCCATATGTGCACATTATTGCAGGTAATGTCGGACATCGGCACAGTGAGAGGACACGGGACTCGACTACATTTCCTAGGACATTACTTTATGATGTCGATGCAAATAACGCACACTGCAATCCACATTGCATTTGTGTAGATCTTACCGCTCTTACCTCGAAACACTTGGTTTTCTGCAACCTGCAATGTGTTGTTGTTCTATTTAATGCCACGAGATCACGGTGTTCGCCGAGCGGCTGGTGTGCAGGCGATGGGGAACCAAGGCATCGCgagcgagaagaagaagaggagagcgAGGAGAGGCCCCTTCACGAGCCTCAGCTTCTCGGCGAGCCTCCCGGGCGACGTCCGCGGCGCCCTCGCGGAGAGCATTTGCGCGGTGAAGTACTCGTCCGACCCTCTTGCTGACTTCAGGGAGTCGATACTGGAGATGATCAGAGACGGCGGCGTCAAAGACTGGGAGGAGATGGAAGAGTTGGTCTACTGCTACGTCGTTCTCAATTCATCGGACGTCCGCTGCTTCATCGCGGATGCATTCCTCAGTGTGTGTTCTCCTTGTCTTCAGCTCCCATGTGGGAATGATCATTAGATGTTTTCTACGCATTTTAGATGACTGACAACACCACAAAACAAGTGATCGTCAAAACTATGAATGATGTGAAGGAATCTTCAACGAAGACGGCAGACCTAATAATAAGCGATGCTTCAAACTTCTGATTGACTATCTACATGGAAAATTTCTCTACAGCATCTTCGGACTTGTATATTCTTTTTtatgctttcttgaatggcttcaCGACGACCTCTCAGATACAATCTGAATCGGTTCTTTACCAACTCCTGCCGGATTAATACAGCATCAGCAGATAACTTCATTCAGCATTTTGCCGTCGAGTTTGTGCCGTTTGCTGCACGGGGAGAAATGACCACTTTGACAGCCAAATCGTTGTCGTCTTCTCCTGTCTTGACATGAGCAGAGTGCCAAATCTGACGCAGAAGCTAAGCAGTGAGTTCTTGGCAGCGGCAAGGACAGCTGAGAAGTGAATGATCAGATCAAGGTTTGTGAACGTCATGATTAGGCAAACAGTGTCAAACCTTAGACATCAATTTTAAAGGCATTCCACCCACCGATCCCTTATGCAAACAGAAGAAGGATTGCAGCAGGGTTGACTAATGGCTAAAATTCTGTGACTGGTGGCGCACAAACTCTGTATCAATTATACTAAATTGCCTCCTAGACAAATGCAAACAACAGCTATGGTTGCTAGATGACATGATTGAAGCGTCAGGAAATTGGAGTCATCATGGATCCCCACTTACCTTGCAACCAACATTGACAGGCTTTTCGAATGCATTATCTCTTCGGAACCAAGTCAAACAATCTTCTGATCTCCCTCACCCACCCACCCTGACAACAACCCTTCACCTCTGAGTGCTTGCATGACCCATTCACCCTCCCCCTTCTTTGTGTGTGGCTCAACATGAATACACAGTGTGGCTTAGATGTCCACTCCAAGCAAGCAGATGGACCTCCTCGTCCCTTTGGTTTCCTGAGGCCGTAAGCTAAAAGGCCACCCCAACCAACCGGGAGAGTAATAAAGAAAGTGCAGCAACTGCTTCAACAGCTGCGGAGGGAGGATGGTGGTGGGAGGAAGAAGAGCAGAAGAGATTGCGACGACGCGACCCATGTCTCGTTTGTTCTGAGAGCAGATGAATCATTTCAACATCGGCAACGAAGCATGAAGAACATCGAGAAGTTGTTCTTCACGTGCACCAGATGGCAGGTCGAGGAAACCATCGATCTCATCAACTGCCCTTACCATTACTTCTGCGACAGCGCCTACCGAGGCGACTACTCTCCCATCGTCGACTTGCTGGTGCTTCTCTTCGCCGTCTCATCTTTCTTCACCGCCACGGCCTTCACCCTCCGCGAATTCAGCCTCAGGCGAAGCCGAACGGAGCCCAGCATCGGAAGCTTCAAAAGAAGGCATCTGTTGCCTTCAGGTCCGATTGCACTTACTCTGGTAGTCCTAATCTTTGCGAATGGGCAAAGGATCAACACCATATTCCCCCTCTCGCGCTTCGGCCCAGCTCTGCTCCAGCTTGTTTACTTCTCAGCTCTGGCTTTTAGGAATCGAGCGGAGACCGACATCAAGTATGGGGTACTCGAAGCCTCGACTGTGTCGGGGATTCTGCATGCGAGTCTGCGCCTCGACTCCATCATCTTGCCTTACTACACAGGCTTGGAAGCTCTGACCGACTCCTACTTCTCTGGCGTTTGTACAACGTGTGTGTGCCGAAGAAATGCTTTGGCGGCAGGAGGGAGCAGCGTTGCGTACAGAGGATGGTCCAAAACCACAGTGTTGATAGCCACTGCTCTTTGTTCGAGGATGGCATGCAGAATTGTCGGAGAACAGAAGCTGGCATTGTCGATCAGGCTGACACTCGAAGGTGTCAGCTGGCTGTTGATGGCGAAGGACTCCTTCGACCTGATGCTGGGTGTTGTTCCACAGGGGAGTCTGCTAACGACGGTGGTTTATGCCGGGCTCTGCGTTCTGATCTTTCTCAATTTCCTCAGAATGGTATTCAATCTCTCGGTTTCCGTAGCAGAAAAGCATCacaagaaagaaataatagttaTGTGCCGTAACGATGTTGAAATGGCACGGTGAGCAGAAAAATCATACGAATTACTTGCTTGTAAAATGATTCTTTCATTTTTATCGAAAACAGATGCTATGAACTTGTACAGCTTTTGTACATTTGAGTTATTGAGAACAGCAAGTTTCTCGATTCAGTTTTTCTCTGTTTCTTCAACTGCATGCTGTTATTATTTCTCCATAGGCCACAAGATCAACAATATATAGATTGATTACACATGCTATAAAAGATCACCATAAATACATGAAAGTATCGATATAACAAGCACTTTCATCAACCAGAAATTTTTTTTGAAGTATGAACAATTTTTTttatgggctaattacatattaccccttgTAGTTAGACCTTATTAGCATCTTGGTCccaagacttaaaaaatttatattgaaatccctatagttatgaaagtgaaacaatcGATGATGACGTCATATGTTTTACCAATGAAAGTATAAAAATatgggtaaaaagataat encodes the following:
- the LOC103993166 gene encoding uncharacterized protein LOC103993166, which gives rise to MKNIEKLFFTCTRWQVEETIDLINCPYHYFCDSAYRGDYSPIVDLLVLLFAVSSFFTATAFTLREFSLRRSRTEPSIGSFKRRHLLPSGPIALTLVVLIFANGQRINTIFPLSRFGPALLQLVYFSALAFRNRAETDIKYGVLEASTVSGILHASLRLDSIILPYYTGLEALTDSYFSGVCTTCVCRRNALAAGGSSVAYRGWSKTTVLIATALCSRMACRIVGEQKLALSIRLTLEGVSWLLMAKDSFDLMLGVVPQGSLLTTVVYAGLCVLIFLNFLRMVFNLSVSVAEKHHKKEIIVMCRNDVEMAR